Proteins from one Ananas comosus cultivar F153 linkage group 5, ASM154086v1, whole genome shotgun sequence genomic window:
- the LOC109710722 gene encoding rust resistance kinase Lr10-like — MSMCGVWKIGENMDFVANRRPYRVKQNRKFDASVVLNALAQSVRKFDIRIARYHAFLGPQIPTTKFFATCVTYSQYIALHLVALNVVPSLVGLLGHDIADIAVDVVSLLTDLTDADVLGDHNDPTHALVTALVNNNALKLLVQKLTRLSEVDPDEVLLPRRFAMPPRLVAFLLALFLLAAGRNIVASGNDDDDDDFFKKCPPSRCAEGGLEIRFPYRLDSSPSLCGAPGMELSCSGNDTVLVLPHAGSFNVTTIDYLYSEITIKLGGSCLHGLTGQPGSLSLTSSAYPPWDGQGIISLGCPRKWTPDDDYDAAGPISCLNTASQFVYLVDGDAPAAGLPSYCWVITFDLRIPFRRRTKFDFNSAETAAAFKESVADFIAQGEVTLWWSVPPITDNCTQCEEAGKYCGFSVATNQTFCQHGRNVKLIAATSSAAFVILLLLVVILVYFYTRSKKEKEIRLKVEKFLASYKAIKPTRYTFSELKKVTKRFKNKLGQGGFGSVYKGELTNGIPVAVKMLARSKWDGREFTNEVATIGRIHHFNVVRLLGFCSEGTTHALIYEFMPNESLEKYIFSKSRTTIQEPLKMEKLLEIATGIARGIEYLHQGCNQRILHFDIKPHNILLDRNFNPKISDFGLAKLCSRDQSIVTMTAARGTMGYIAPEMYSRNFGAVSYKSDVYSFGMLVMEMVGGRRNADPRIENQSEFYFPEWIYDQLVNGQDIGPAIEIANTSETEIAKKLAVVALWCIQWDPRDRPSMTRVVQMLIGDSQNLPMPPTPFVSSPGQDAVITAPN; from the exons gttacgTATAGTCAGTATATTGCTCTCCAT CTCGTCGCCCTAAACGTCGTCCCCTCCCTCGTCGGCCTCCTCGGCCACGACATCGCCGACATCGCCGTTgacgtcgtctccctcctcaccgacctcaccgacgcCGACGTCCTCGGCGACCACAACGACCCCACGCACGCCCTCGTCACCGCCCTCGTCAACAACAACGCCCTCAAGCTTCTCGTCCAGAAACTCACCCGCCTTTCCGAGGTCGACCCCGACGAggttcttctccctcgccg ATTTGCAATGCCTCCTAGGCTTGTTGCTTTTCTCCTAGCTCTCTTTCTCCTTGCTGCAGGACGAAACATAGTTGCCTCAggaaatgatgatgatgatgacgatttCTTCAAGAAATGCCCACCTTCGAGGTGCGCAGAAGGCGGCCTGGAGATCAGATTTCCGTACCGGCTCGACTCGAGCCCTTCGCTCTGTGGCGCTCCTGGAATGGAGCTCTCGTGCTCGGGCAACGACACCGTCCTAGTGCTTCCACATGCAGGATCTTTCAACGTGACTACGATCGACTACCTTTACAGTGAAATCACGATCAAGCTGGGAGGTTCATGTTTACATGGCTTGACGGGACAACCGGGATCCCTCAGTCTAACGTCGTCAGCGTATCCACCATGGGATGGTCAGGGCATCATCTCGCTGGGCTGCCCGAGAAAATGGACACCAGACGACGACTATGATGCCGCCGGCCCTATCTCTTGCCTTAACACTGCATCGCAGTTTGTTTATCTGGTCGACGGGGATGCTCCTGCTGCCGGTCTCCCTTCGTATTGTTGGGTGATCACATTCGATCTTAGAATTCCCTTCCGACGTAGGACCAAATTCGATTTTAATTCGGCGGAAACGGCGGCCGCCTTCAAGGAAAGTGTGGCCGATTTCATAGCGCAGGGCGAGGTGACTCTATGGTGGTCTGTTCCTCCAATAACTGATAACTGCACCCAATGCGAAGAGGCAGGAAAGTACTGTGGATTCAGCGTGGCGACCAACCAAACATTCTGCCAACATG GCCGAAATGTCAAGCTCATCGCAG CAACATCTTCCGCCGCATTTGTTATACTTTTGTTGCTTGTTGTAATCTTAGTCTACTTCTATACACGAtccaaaaaggaaaaggaaatacGTTTGAAGGTGGAGAAATTCCTCGCGTCGTACAAAGCCATAAAACCGACGCGCTACACCTTCTCGGAGCTTAAGAAGGTTACTAAAAGGTTCAAGAATAAGTTGGGCCAAGGTGGTTTCGGAAGCGTCTACAAGGGCGAGTTAACAAATGGAATTCCTGTCGCGGTAAAGATGCTTGCGAGATCGAAGTGGGACGGTCGAGAGTTCACCAACGAAGTCGCGACCATCGGACGAATTCACCATTTCAATGTCGTTCGCTTGTTGGGATTTTGCTCGGAAGGAACCACACATGCGCTTATATACGAGTTCATGCCAAATGAATCACTAGAGAAGTACATCTTCTCTAAAAGTAGGACTACCATTCAAGAGCCACTAAAGATGGAGAAATTGTTAGAGATCGCAACAGGAATTGCTCGGGGGATCGAGTATCTGCATCAAGGGTGCAATCAACGCATTCTGCACTTTGACATCAAGCCTCACAACATTTTATTGGATCGCAATTTCAACCCTAAGATATCCGACTTTGGTCTCGCGAAGCTGTGCTCGAGAGATCAAAGCATTGTTACGATGACCGCGGCGAGGGGCACGATGGGCTACATCGCGCCGGAGATGTATTCGAGAAACTTCGGAGCGGTGTCTTACAAATCGGACGTGTACAGTTTCGGAATGCTGGTGATGGAAATGGTCGGCGGGAGGAGGAACGCCGATCCTCGAATTGAGAACCAAAGTGAGTTTTATTTTCCGGAGTGGATTTATGATCAACTGGTGAATGGGCAAGACATTGGGCCGGCGATAGAGATAGCAAATACGAGTGAAACAGAGATTGCGAAAAAACTTGCCGTCGTGGCGTTGTGGTGCATACAATGGGATCCGAGGGATCGGCCGTCGATGACGAGAGTCGTGCAGATGCTGATCGGCGATTCGCAGAACTTGCCAATGCCACCGACACCATTTGTGTCCTCACCAGGTCAAGATGCAGTTATCACAGCTCCAAATTAA